Below is a genomic region from Zerene cesonia ecotype Mississippi chromosome 6, Zerene_cesonia_1.1, whole genome shotgun sequence.
gttttaaagttttcaaGTCTTTCCACGCGGCgaaaacttattttacaaaGATATTTGTAAAGTCGCGCAAAGGTTTatgcccgtttccttttcctcacccttctcagtccattccttatttccagttgtcaatcctttccttatcccttaccccctAAAAGCGGGCTGCACATTCGCATAGGCACTGccttgcgaatgttcatgggtggtggtcatcgctcaccatcaggcgatgtTAATTGGTTAATTGTTTAACTCACTATCATTTAACgcaattcttaaaaaaaaactagtttttttttatatgattccCGTACCTATATAAATCTGATTCTCTATAcctgttgtaaataaaaaaaaatattatccagATTCTAAGAAATTAGGAAACTGTTGTCGGCAAAAGAGCTGGTGGTAAGTtctaccaccgctcatgaacgtTTGCAAATGCGTAGTCATTTACAGACCTCACGCCTACAAAttgattgccgactttaaatggTATGGGATGAAATACAGTagtatgctattatttcacgccaatTATCTGTCGGAGTGTTGTAAATCGTGGCAAAGCGACTGACAGGTTccaaaaatgttgttattacTCTTTTATTTACAGACAAACACGACAGACTCAACGATTCCACTGCTAATCAACGATATACTGAACGTGTTGCTATGTGTTGCGCAACTGTTGCCCTGCATTAGTAGCACGGGCGCGGACCTGGCTGGTCTGGAACGGTCGAGCCAATCCCGCGACGTTAGGGACGTGCACGCAAAGTGTAACGAACTGTTTAAGTGTATGGTGTATAGAGGTGCGGAACTACACTTTTTACATCaggtatagtataatattcatcgtatctatactaatattataatgctgaagagtttgtttatttgttcaaatgcactaatctcaggagctACTGGCCCGAttcgaaaaattctttcagtgttagatagtccatttattgaggaaggctataggctatatatgtaccacgggcgaagccggggtggaccgctagtcatTAATAAACGGCTTTTATGCCGTATGTTGTatgagtaaattaaaaaaagaaatgatagTTCTTAACGAATTCAAATTTTGATTGCTGTTAATAAAACTGTGACGCActgtaaataacaataaaaataactccaAACGTGTTGttataacttttatgaaaACGCTCATGAAGGATTTCAATACAGAAATATCATACAGCAAAATTCTGTTCTGTTCGTCCTAGACGCGTGGCAACGCAGGAAAGCCATTGCGTCCTAAACGTTTATTggttaaactaaaatttataaactttttacacCTATACTTACAGgcatttaaagaaaaagaagagcCAATGTTAAAGGATTCTCCCTATCCATGGTTCACCTTCGTGAGCCCCAATCTCTTTGAGAATTTTGATGACGTTACGGCTAACACGCAAGACCTATCAAACAAAACTGCGATCGGCTTGGAGCTTATCGTTTTATTGGCTCAGCCGCAGCCATCTTGGGCTTTGTTAGTTAAGGTAATGCAATATTGAATGacgataaaaagttacttGATACGGGACTTTggaaatacttatattttgtagtttAAGCCTAATGCACCAAAGTAAtgtaatgagaaatttttgggTCAAAATTTCCTTAAAATATAGTGCGGGagttcgacacgaattggaccagctcggaCCGGGATAGCTACATCGTTCGCAGAACACCGTGTAAtcatagcatgctattgtgctttccagtccatttcttctttccagtcatcaatcctctCCTTCTCCCTTACCCCTttaaagcgggtagcgcattcgcatATTGTACCTCTCGGAATGTTCaggggcggtggtgatcgcttccCATCAGTCGAACAaccagttcagttgcccgctttgacataaataatatacttataacgagtaattattttaaaattgagttATGTgacagtaaatttttatatgaattgcGATAAGGTGTATTATGGGTACTAGaagtaattatgtttttttatttaaggtaCTAATGATGCGAAACTGCCACCTAGCAAGAATGCTTATAATTCATGCCATACGTAACATGTCGGTCGATAATTCGCGTTGGCCAGCTGACGGGCTGTGGTACAGCGTCGATGGCAGCAGACACAAGTGTGATGGGTTTCTGTGCACTGCTGACGGATTCTGTAGATTTCAACCCGATAGTAATAGTGAGTGTGGACAGCACAAATTGTACTGAATTTTATGCGTctaaattactaaaaataaaaaaaagtattcgtatggaaattaattttaaatcccGTAACTTTAAAATCATAGCCGCGTTAATGAGAATGTTCTTATATCTCcataataagattaaaaacTGCACAACAAAAGTTTGAATTAGTCTCTAATCTGTCTGTTTTAATTGAGTCAAAATCAAGCCTAAAAGAGTTTGTTACATACAAAGGTACAGGTTTAGCTTATAAAAgcatgtaaaaaaatgtgttttttcatttatttaacagaaGGAGAAGAATATGCCAGAGCAGCGGGCGCACTcacgtatattttatcaaatattggAAGTAAAGCTGAAGTAAAGTCGACTTTATGTTACGCTCTAGAAATATCGGGGCGAGATTGGGCTGCTTGTTTGGATAAAAGACAGGTTTGTTTAAATACGAAGTCATTGATAGGGATACTTAAAATTTAGcattaaaatagatacaaaTGCATATTATGATGTATGTCGGTAGGATGcataagaaatgtttatttttgttttacttagAAATTTGCTtatgtaagtttattttttgttttcatgtttTCTAAGCGCCACACAATTTAGATATGTAACAAATCTGAAATAAACGTAagaaaaactaattatttatgatgatATTGCGTTTAGtgtgttttgtttcttttattttgagtAAAATGTTGACCCcccaaaaaagaaaaatattgatttatacagGTCTGGTGTGATAGACGACCTCCATGGTTGGCCGGCGTGTTAGCACTAGTCGGTACAACACTACAGTTTATACCTTCTATTCTAGTGAATGCTATTCAAACTGGCGCTTCTATGTATCaggtaaataatatcaagATGCTATCAAATTaaagtacaaacaaacaaaaaaagtctaatgttatttttattttttttatttttaattcatactaatctatatctttaaacgagcaatttagtacacagggggtttcgggggcgataaatcgatctagctaggaatcttttttagaaaatgtcatattcgtgttttatcgacttaaacttacttttttaacaaataggagaaatatttatgagagataattaaagttaaaacaaaaaaaagtaaaaaatgccGAGCAAacctcggtcatccaggtactattataaatgagaaagtctGTCTGTCACGCTTTCACGGGTATACAATACAATCATTCGAAGTTTAATTTACTAGTTTAAGACAcggttgaatttttttttccgaAATAAGCCTTTCCGAATGTCGAAACTGTTATTACAGTGGAcctaatttgatatttacagACGATGTCCATATGCCTAACTTGTATATCACGATCCCTACAATGTGTTCCAAGAAGCTTCTTAAACACGGGGGAAGTGATTCAGAAGGCGCTACCATCTAATGTGAGCCCGGTGGGGGGGTCGGTGGTACTGCAGATGTTGATAACTGTTGTCTATGAGGAGTTGTTGAAATGGGCGAAGAAAGAGGCGGCGAAGCAAGGAAATAGTAAGTAATGGCATCGTTGACCTGTAAATGTGAATTTCCTTTGTGAAGACCACTATGTATCGAATTTTCGATGGCTGTTTTAATAACGAGACGTAAATAGTACTACAATGAGTTTTGATTGCAAAaccagtggtggctcagtggggagaacctcggacttcaaaatcgataagtcgggattcgagaccgggcgagcgcgcaggaaataaattgattagtAGATAGATAGATCGTAGCAACGCTacttgctacggttaggcaagatacgcaggttcgaatcctgcctcgtgatcaattttttttctattctttcaaaatttctaatttataaagcatttcaatgctataaaactaaaaattaaataaattgatttttcaatttatctacgcatgtagataacatcaccacttcttgaaacggtgaaggaaaacatcgtgaggaaaccggcatgtccgagaatcaaaagttcgacgacatgtgacatctgccaagccccacttggccagcgtgctggattatggcctgaaacctcataggaggcctgtgtcccagcagtgggaacatatatgggctgatgatgatgagtttTGATTGATGTGAAATGCTACAGTTTTTGACGGTCTTCCAAAGACGAAaaggaataattattaattatgtgtatatttttcagtttCGAACGGCGAAGCGCACGATATGAATGTACGCCATCGACCCAGACCGAAACAAGTTAAAATTGTTTCGATGTACACCAGTAAGTATGGTTGTTAATTCTAATTGgataacaaacattattatattatatgtatagaaagCTTTTGTAATACGATATTTCTTATCTATCAACCGACTCAAAATAAGGGgagttgtttaatatatacaaagcGTTTGTAATAGGTAGACTATCGAacggttatcaattcgattgtttgtgtatgtgtgtgtgtgtgttaccTCCATAACTGAAccgtgaaccgatttttatgtgCTGGTGCGCGGCATGTGGtgcctatttaaatttggtcaagTTCCGAAGATTTGAAGATGGttaagttttgttaaaaatagttattttaatactctagagtttttatttataagaacactgatatttattatgaatatttatgaaaatctaGACAATCattctaattttaaacttattccTTTGAACAAGTATGACTATATTGTTTGGACAAGACGCGAATGAAGCCACGTGTTCCACCCAGTTTTAATATACAGTATACTAGGAaagtcattatattatttgcgtATGTCACTTGACAAGCCTTTAGATTTCGATtcctttcttctttcttcttcttctttttgtaCCCAAATACTCGAAAATAGAATTTTGCCATTATTAATTTgtctatgtttttattactatcaataaaatttgagtTGAGCTCAATTTCTTTAATCTCTCCCCTAGCAACATCTAGTTCGATAAGTTTCGATGGCAGCCACAGTTCACCAGCGTCTATCGCACTCGCTGTTGCGGAAGCGCTCTGTTCCATAGATGAAGATGACAAACATACAGCTGAATTGGAGAGTTTAGTTGCGGAGACGAGGAAAACTTACACGCTGTCCAATCTGTTCGGTCTGGATGACTATCCGGAGTTTGCTGAGTTTTTTGAAGAGGTATTTAATAAAGTGTTATGGGTTGTGTGCCTACACAGGGCTATAactgtttcactgattgaaTTATCCTATGAGaaagtaggtgatcagtcttCTATACTACTAACAGATAtgtattttagatatattttatgttattctatgttttaaataattgaaaattggaGAAGGttctacaatacaatacaaaatttgcTATGGAGGCGGTCTTGAAAAGgtttcattacaaaaaaaccttttcgaatatttgaatatttatttggtaaCAACCAAATATTCGTTAAGTGAAACAGTAgtgataataataactttcaaTTCTTATCACtggtgtatttattataagcacTACTATTTACTAATGCCACTACCAATACACTCCCATAATAGGCttaatttttctgtttgtatttaaaatatttgtaaaatataaagaataaaaaacacatgtaGCGTCAAAACTGCGTCTTTATAGACTttatcatttttgtaaatattttgtttcgaaatgatatgtaataaatttgtagGGCAATGTGCCAGCGTCGAATGCGGAGAAAACGAGCGATGCCGCGGCGCTTACTAGCCAAATATTAATGACATCGGCCGGTAGAGACAGCCTAAGAGTAAGttcttactattttatatgtgctatacaatgttttgtagaattaaataaactgctttgcaatttattgcaaatcactaaacattttgtattttgagaaatttaagactttttaatgcattttaaacgcgatttattcattatattattaacccaacgtttcgaacactacagcgagcgtggtcacaggGAGACGTTAAAAagactttaatttctaaatatataatactcgcgtaaaatcaaacgcaagaaaataCCAGTTTGTATGTGTAAATTTCAagtagaaattttaaataattttattttaataggagACTGAAATCaccaattatttaaactaaaaattccCTTTTTTTGggaaatcaaatttaatgctTTCAATCACTGacattataaatcatattttaatttatataaaatattattactaaaatcTATGTTATCATATACAAATGCTATTTCAGGTAATATACGATCACATGTATCTACATTCGGAGAGGATTTACAAGGAACTGTGCATACAAGATAACAGCGACGCAGACATTTGTTTGAACAAAGCTCCTCTATTGTACATTATGTTTCACATTGGAAAACGACCGTTTGATCaggtatttatttcttactagcagttcgcctcagcttcgcccgtggtacatatatagcctatgtcactcagcgaaattgccagctttctaatggtgaaagatttttttttaaatcggtccagtagtttttgagtttatcaattacaaacaaaacaatcaaaaaacaaattctttctctttataatataagtatagttgtatttttttattcaataaactaTAGGTCTTACAGCTCTGAGCTGTGTAAATACAATTCCATATGAATATATCCATCGGTTTTGCTCGCGTTATTAAAGGAAAAAGTAGATAGTCCTATTTAATCCCGCATAGTGCCAGTTGCAGTGGAAtatccgggataaaaacaTATCTTTCCCGAGCCTTAAACGatctccgtaccaaatttcattttaataaaatacagttagactagttattttcgcatttataatatcaaaaaatatatctataaaaatccaATGTCATtggttattattaaacaatgcTATCTAGACATTGATTGCTACACTAGATGCATCTACAAACCcatgtttgtaaaaataaaccaacTCTCACATACTTAGCTCtacagattaataaatatatcgcaACTCATCACTGGCTTATCAgaagaaaataatgattatcgGTTTTTCTTTACAGTATTTCCGAGGAGAATGGTCAATGCCATGGAGTAGATTAGTAGCGAAGGCAAGATGTTGGTCCGGCGTAGAGGGCGCTAAGGTGCACATAAACAGACGAACAGAGTTTcgcaacataaaaaatcaaaataaaaacaataaacagcTAATGGAGTTGTACACAATGTTTAAAACACAGCCTGAAGGCTTATTGTAAAATGAATTGTCTTTTTTGCCTTGTCAAAAGATGCCTGAGGAATTATTGTGTTTGGAGACGGACAGATTATTTGATGAAGACAATTATGTGTagtgcatttaaatttgaatatgtttGCACTGGTGCACAGACAATTATTTAGGATCTCTGCTTTAGGTATGATAATCGTTGAAAACAATACTTCCAGTACCACGATTCATAAAATGGATACCTAATGCGAATAAGCGATGCACCCtagttttagaaaaaaatttagtgTGTCGCTGTTTACTGCgcctattttatattcttttgcgacaataaataaaagttgtgtttcattgtctattttttattctttgtcAACcctctaataataataatttagtaatgTTGTCCCtgtatttgtttgattataaatataaaaattccagttgagcacgcttcagtacgaattgggccagttcgcaccggggaaggtaccataTTCGGGTGATCTCTTCTATGAGATCGGCGTGGAATAGAagtatgtttttctttacccttccctgtcctttcctttattctttcTATCGATTCTTTCCTTATTCTTAAAGAAAACTAGCTtcttataaagataaatagggtataaaaatagtttaggTTAGTTTTTGCAGTGTTATTCTAAagtgaatatattaatttctattgaatAGGTTCCTATTCAGGTATTCActtgtacattttaaaaataggtatCTTATTATACCTTCATATTAATATcgtaataattacttttaacaaaataaaatactaaactgttcttaaattgtcagaactagaccaaaattaaatgtagccACATGGTTAGtaccagcttttaaataaaaagagaatcactaaaatcggttcacctagtaaaaagtaataaggtaacaaacacaaaaaatacagtcgaatcgATAACttcttccttttttgaagtaggTTGATAAATGAGTTTTGactttgtctgtctgtctcttctttacTCGACCTATTTggacgaaatttggtacaaagatagtttgagacccaagAAAGGACATACGGTAGGTGGTAGTAACAGGGAAACTGGTAAAAGTTGACAAATAGAAGAAGATAGCATCTTTagtataactttaaataaataaaaaatacgtttatataaACGTAATCAGATGGGTATCCATGTGTGTCCatgacaataattaattaaacgctCTAACGATCAGGCCCATTTTGAAGTCTTCTCTTGAGAAGCTGACTTCTGTGGTATTGTATGAGAATGGCTTTGCTGATGCTGGAGTGTCCAGGAGTCTGTGACGTAAAAACCAGCTTAGCATAAGCATAAATGAGCCACGTTCTTTAGATATCCTTAGGTGTctttacgaatattataaatgggaaagtgatttttatgtttgttatttttataaatcgaaATCTAAAACAGGCATCTTTtgctaaaaaaaaagaactctAATAGGTCCTTACGTTGAACGaacaaaagttttaataacaatttttaacccTTTCAACGAAAAGTTGAAAATGCAAAACCagacaaaaacaaatgttagGTAATTCTTTGCGCTTTATAGCTCTCAAATGCATTCTAAAGCATAGTCCCAAAGGAACAAAAACTGAATACAACGTAATAACCAAGAggtaaacttttaaattccTCTCGGACATTCAAAAGCCGCgacgtaaatataaaataacgctCCAACTTGAACTCTTTACAAGATATTATAAGAGGCAGAAAGTTCTGGAAGTCGGTTCCCGTGTCACAAGTTTTATAATGGAATCTGTGGAAGTTACCCTCAATAGAAATTGACATCTAGATGGAAagtttaaactataaaatctCGCTTTATAAGTTTATCGCGATTCGTATTACATGCTGTAATTGGCTTATTTATTAGTAGGAAAATAATCtcggtaaataatatttctcaagaatataatagaatcaaaagttcgacgacatgtgacatctgccagcccgcacttggccagcgtggtggattatggcttgaaccctcataggagacctgtgtcccagcagtgggaacatgtatgagctgatgatgatgaactaatatt
It encodes:
- the LOC119840506 gene encoding uncharacterized protein LOC119840506, translated to MEVIEDGNIMDRIPILLQRDLEYYQNNQTVLSEKVCSGVVGGRLDFPRSASFAAVKIVLWLEEEFSIAFKQGSGMFVTLEDENIEAGVAKTSDPDKFVQLAIKSSDSLLEHLHMLAQEALDHADLPVLTATLGAAALLKNSLYCYLQHIEDTGLAEMQSIMQACYKRYVTMSEAVGERVLDLHNRVLSLYILQDSGGRPIDVKGRSTQDTGTPSVQGWWLYMNGSRKDLWDTVPPRMAQRIFAGMLNETLTILTVRYCQTNTTDSTIPLLINDILNVLLCVAQLLPCISSTGADLAGLERSSQSRDVRDVHAKCNELFKCMVYRGAELHFLHQAFKEKEEPMLKDSPYPWFTFVSPNLFENFDDVTANTQDLSNKTAIGLELIVLLAQPQPSWALLVKVLMMRNCHLARMLIIHAIRNMSVDNSRWPADGLWYSVDGSRHKCDGFLCTADGFCRFQPDSNKGEEYARAAGALTYILSNIGSKAEVKSTLCYALEISGRDWAACLDKRQVWCDRRPPWLAGVLALVGTTLQFIPSILVNAIQTGASMYQTMSICLTCISRSLQCVPRSFLNTGEVIQKALPSNVSPVGGSVVLQMLITVVYEELLKWAKKEAAKQGNISNGEAHDMNVRHRPRPKQVKIVSMYTTTSSSISFDGSHSSPASIALAVAEALCSIDEDDKHTAELESLVAETRKTYTLSNLFGLDDYPEFAEFFEEGNVPASNAEKTSDAAALTSQILMTSAGRDSLRVIYDHMYLHSERIYKELCIQDNSDADICLNKAPLLYIMFHIGKRPFDQYFRGEWSMPWSRLVAKARCWSGVEGAKVHINRRTEFRNIKNQNKNNKQLMELYTMFKTQPEGLL